In Hemiscyllium ocellatum isolate sHemOce1 chromosome 16, sHemOce1.pat.X.cur, whole genome shotgun sequence, one genomic interval encodes:
- the neurog1 gene encoding neurogenin-1 gives MDCTYSDCDQSDLSFPLTDEEDRLSFLTASPPSSVSTPSGELLLPSPSPRSNLERSEDPRDKKRKPRGRSKAKPQSGQHLVKRSRRTKANDRERNRMHNLNSALDDLRSVLPTFPDDAKLTKIETLRFAHNYIWALSETLRLADQCMDSGRKPVMLPGYLKNIDPPSPGSDEGSWVTTASPSSATTCTSSPASPSTSEDYAYKRPSDSIFSFRTIQKEFLNEVSCFNEYH, from the coding sequence ATGGACTGCACCTATTCTGACTGTGACCAAAGCGACCTCTCCTTCCCACTGACAGATGAAGAGGACAGGCTCAGTTTCCTCACTGCGTCACCTCCATCTTCAGTTAGCACCCCATCTGGCGAGCTCCTGCTGCCTAGTCCGTCTCCCCGCTCTAACCTGGAGAGGTCAGAGGACCCGCGGGACAAGAAGCGCAAACCCAGAGGCCGCTCGAAAGCCAAGCCCCAAAGCGGCCAGCACCTGGTGAAGCGAAGCCGGAGGACCAAAGCCAACGACCGAGAGAGGAACAGGATGCACAACCTCAACTCCGCCCTGGATGACCTCCGCAGTGTCCTGCCAACCTTCCCCGACGATGCCAAGCTGACCAAGATCGAAACCCTGCGATTCGCCCATAATTACATCTGGGCTCTGTCTGAAACCCTCAGACTGGCCGATCAGTGTATGGACAGCGGCCGCAAGCCAGTGATGCTGCCCGGCTATCTGAAAAACATCGACCCACCCAGCCCAGGCAGCGATGAGGGATCCTGGGTGACCACAGCATCCCCATCATCTGCAACCACTTGCACTTCCAGTCCAGCCAGTCCCTCCACCTCCGAAGACTATGCATATAAAAGACCTTCGGACAGCATCTTCTCATTCCGCACTATCCAAAAAGAGTTTCTCAATGAAGTGTCCTGTTTCAATGAATACCATTGA